The following are encoded in a window of Mycobacterium vicinigordonae genomic DNA:
- a CDS encoding PPOX class F420-dependent oxidoreductase, whose amino-acid sequence MTPTFADLAKAQYILLTTFTKDGRPKPVPVWAAADGDRLLVITQAHSWKVKRIRNTPRVTLAVCDMRGRPKSEAVEGTAAILDESYTGAVYDAIGKRYGIVGKVFNLFSKLRGGMENNVGLELRVA is encoded by the coding sequence GTGACGCCGACCTTCGCCGACCTGGCCAAAGCCCAATACATCCTGCTGACGACCTTCACCAAGGACGGCCGGCCCAAACCGGTTCCGGTGTGGGCCGCGGCCGACGGCGACCGCCTGCTGGTCATCACCCAGGCGCACTCGTGGAAGGTCAAGCGAATCCGCAATACCCCCCGGGTCACGCTGGCTGTTTGCGATATGCGCGGCCGTCCCAAAAGCGAGGCCGTCGAGGGCACCGCGGCCATCCTCGACGAGTCATACACCGGCGCGGTCTACGACGCGATCGGCAAGCGCTACGGCATCGTCGGCAAAGTCTTCAACCTGTTCAGCAAGCTGCGCGGCGGCATGGAGAACAACGTTGGCCTCGAACTAAGAGTCGCCTGA
- a CDS encoding dienelactone hydrolase family protein, whose protein sequence is MTTINIDTPAGPIDALLNVPTGTGPWPGVVVVHDAFGYTPDNEAVSRRIAAAGYIALTPNMYARGGRARCITRVMRELLTQRGRALDDILATRDHLLGMSECSGRVGIAGFCMGGQFALIMSPKGFGASAPFYGVPLPRHLSETLDGACPIVASFGNRDPLGLGAANKLRKVTAAKNITADIKSYPGVGHSFANQLPGQPLMRIAGFGYDEAATEDAWQRIFAFFGEHLS, encoded by the coding sequence ATGACGACGATTAATATCGACACTCCCGCTGGGCCGATCGATGCGCTGCTCAATGTCCCCACCGGAACCGGGCCGTGGCCGGGGGTAGTGGTGGTCCACGACGCATTCGGCTACACGCCGGACAACGAGGCCGTGTCGCGGCGCATCGCCGCGGCGGGCTACATCGCCTTGACACCGAACATGTACGCCCGCGGCGGACGGGCCCGCTGCATCACCCGGGTAATGCGCGAGTTGTTGACCCAACGGGGCCGTGCCCTTGACGACATCCTGGCCACCCGGGACCATCTGCTCGGTATGTCCGAATGCTCCGGCCGGGTCGGAATCGCCGGATTCTGCATGGGCGGGCAGTTCGCGTTGATCATGTCGCCCAAGGGTTTCGGCGCCTCGGCGCCGTTCTACGGAGTGCCGCTGCCACGCCACCTCAGCGAGACGCTGGACGGCGCCTGCCCGATCGTGGCCAGCTTCGGCAACCGCGACCCGCTGGGCTTGGGGGCGGCAAACAAGCTGCGCAAGGTGACCGCGGCCAAGAACATCACCGCCGACATCAAGTCTTACCCCGGTGTTGGGCACAGCTTTGCCAACCAACTGCCAGGCCAGCCGCTGATGCGCATCGCCGGTTTCGGCTACGACGAAGCCGCGACCGAGGACGCTTGGCAGCGGATTTTCGCGTTCTTCGGCGAACACCTGAGCTAA
- a CDS encoding sulfotransferase family protein yields MTFSADKLEAGARAATGLDDFGSPYYREGLERIVDALNTEAHLNEIGAVIQHATISNALIQRLKVEHTYAQHPEIDDEVVAGPVFVIGLPRTGTTALSQLVAADPQFRSLRMWESQAPTPPPESATQHSDPRIGQAEAGLKMLDDMFPLMKTLYNSEARAPTECQDLMGMSFRTFHFDGAVRAPAYLAWLMDCDMRETYTFHRRVLKLLQWHCPPNLWHLKTPVHMFALDALVQAYPDAKFLWSHRDPAKVMGSVCSLIHYVRSWSSDRDDAHELGAEQVASWAEAVRRAMDFRRRAGDDRFADVSFADLQDDPVRTLQTSYESLGLSFTDETRRSVESWAQDHQPGSRGSHDYDLADYGLTPEGVRERFADYLATYDATA; encoded by the coding sequence ATGACGTTCAGCGCCGACAAGTTGGAAGCAGGGGCGCGTGCCGCCACCGGTCTTGACGACTTCGGTTCGCCCTACTACCGGGAAGGGCTGGAGCGCATAGTCGACGCGCTCAACACCGAGGCCCACCTCAACGAGATCGGCGCAGTGATCCAACACGCCACCATCAGCAACGCGCTGATCCAACGACTCAAGGTCGAGCACACCTATGCCCAGCACCCGGAGATCGACGACGAGGTGGTCGCCGGCCCGGTGTTTGTGATCGGGTTGCCGCGCACCGGCACCACGGCGCTGAGCCAGCTGGTGGCCGCCGATCCACAGTTCAGGTCGCTGCGGATGTGGGAGTCGCAGGCTCCTACCCCACCACCGGAATCCGCAACGCAGCACAGTGATCCGCGCATCGGGCAGGCCGAGGCCGGGCTGAAGATGCTCGACGACATGTTTCCGCTGATGAAGACGCTGTACAACTCCGAGGCGCGGGCGCCAACGGAATGCCAGGATTTGATGGGCATGAGTTTCCGCACATTCCACTTCGACGGCGCGGTGCGCGCACCGGCGTACCTGGCCTGGTTGATGGACTGCGACATGCGCGAGACCTACACGTTCCACCGTCGGGTGCTCAAGCTGCTGCAGTGGCACTGCCCACCGAACCTATGGCATCTCAAGACACCCGTGCACATGTTTGCCCTCGATGCGCTCGTGCAGGCGTACCCGGATGCGAAATTCCTGTGGAGCCATCGCGATCCGGCCAAGGTGATGGGATCGGTGTGCAGCCTGATCCACTACGTCCGCAGCTGGAGTAGCGACCGCGACGATGCGCACGAATTGGGTGCCGAGCAGGTCGCGAGTTGGGCCGAAGCCGTGCGCCGGGCGATGGACTTCCGCCGTCGAGCTGGTGACGACCGGTTCGCCGACGTCTCGTTCGCCGATTTACAGGACGATCCGGTGCGCACGCTGCAAACCAGTTACGAATCTTTGGGTTTGAGCTTCACCGACGAAACCCGGCGCTCAGTCGAGTCGTGGGCGCAGGACCACCAACCTGGTAGCCGTGGGTCACACGACTACGACCTGGCCGACTATGGCCTGACCCCGGAGGGCGTCCGCGAGCGGTTCGCCGACTATCTGGCCACCTATGACGCCACCGCCTGA
- a CDS encoding FxsA family protein, which yields MLGRLFLIYAVVELMVTIGLAAAIGVGWTVLVLLVTFLGGVIVGAPMGGLQISRQFRQLRSGTQEPRNALTDGALTTLATGLVMVPGLASTVLGLLLLMPPVRAVARPGLAAVAWRVFERRVPLITDITDGHGRRDYIDGEVIDVHEGWDVDPPPLPSTPFVYQPSHRAP from the coding sequence ATGTTGGGACGGCTGTTTCTCATTTATGCCGTCGTCGAGCTCATGGTCACTATCGGGCTGGCGGCGGCCATCGGCGTCGGCTGGACGGTCTTGGTACTGCTCGTCACCTTTCTGGGTGGTGTCATCGTGGGCGCGCCGATGGGCGGCCTGCAGATCAGCCGGCAGTTCAGGCAGCTGCGATCGGGTACTCAGGAGCCGCGGAATGCGTTGACTGACGGCGCGCTGACCACGCTGGCCACCGGCCTGGTCATGGTTCCCGGTCTGGCGAGTACCGTGCTGGGCTTGCTGCTGCTGATGCCACCAGTGCGGGCGGTTGCCAGACCAGGGCTGGCTGCCGTCGCGTGGCGCGTGTTCGAGCGTCGGGTCCCGCTGATCACCGACATCACCGATGGCCACGGGCGCCGCGACTACATCGACGGCGAGGTGATCGACGTCCACGAGGGGTGGGACGTCGACCCGCCGCCACTGCCTTCGACCCCATTCGTCTACCAACCGTCACACCGCGCCCCGTAG
- a CDS encoding TetR/AcrR family transcriptional regulator — protein sequence MTPPPECPRTRRREKLAPDPDVRRQIVSAASEALREDGVRGLSIAAVLNRAGLGTRAFYRHFASKDELVAAVFLEASRVEKRRLRRRMAAAANDIEAVVAWIDGRLDLAFDADVGSDLRRLSMEAQSQTLASPDLVHPAYAEMLEPLTEALRHGLASGAFLHIDPVTDAQFIHGVVWAGIDQHWTTGQDDRQEVRHSVLRFCLSALGVPPGVVACAEN from the coding sequence ATGACGCCACCGCCTGAGTGCCCGCGCACCCGACGGCGCGAAAAGCTGGCGCCGGACCCCGACGTCCGCCGTCAGATTGTGTCGGCGGCGTCGGAAGCTCTGCGGGAGGACGGCGTTCGCGGGTTGAGCATCGCCGCGGTACTGAACCGGGCCGGATTGGGCACGCGGGCGTTCTACCGGCACTTCGCGTCCAAAGACGAACTGGTGGCTGCGGTGTTCCTGGAGGCGTCGCGGGTCGAGAAGCGCCGGTTGCGTCGCCGGATGGCAGCTGCCGCAAACGATATCGAGGCGGTCGTGGCGTGGATCGACGGTCGGCTCGATTTGGCGTTCGACGCCGATGTGGGTTCTGATCTCCGCCGGCTGTCGATGGAGGCACAGTCGCAGACGTTGGCCTCCCCCGACCTGGTTCACCCGGCATACGCGGAGATGCTCGAACCACTCACCGAGGCGCTGCGGCACGGACTGGCATCGGGGGCATTTCTGCACATCGATCCGGTGACCGACGCGCAATTCATCCACGGAGTGGTGTGGGCGGGTATCGATCAGCACTGGACGACGGGCCAGGACGACCGGCAGGAGGTGCGGCACAGCGTGCTGCGATTCTGTCTGAGTGCGTTGGGTGTGCCACCGGGCGTGGTGGCGTGTGCGGAGAACTGA
- a CDS encoding amidohydrolase, whose product MAVRGDVIAWLGSDDVGSAQFPDANVQDLDGAFVAPGFVDSHIHLSATGLSLSGLDLRRAKSRAHCLRLVADYAAAHPGRPIWGHGWDESAWPEHAPPSVADLDAVLGDRPAYLARIDVHSALASTSLRRLVPELPSATGYSAEGPLAADAHHLARAVARDLLTGDQLAEARAAALRALAAAGVVAAHECAGPQIGGLDDWLQLAALRGGVEVIGYWGEPVTSPVQARARIAETGARGLAGDLFVDGALGSRTAWLCEPYADAPGCTGTPHLDPGAVEAHLRACSQAEITAGFHVIGDAAVGAVIDALERVVADLGVAAVARCGHRLEHLEMVTAEQAAKLGSWGIVASVQPNFDARWGGSDGMYAQRLGPDRGSRLNPLALLASQGVPLALGSDSPVTGFEPWASVRAAVQHRTPGSGISARAAFAAATRGGWRACGVRDGITGTLVPGAAASYAVWEGVDVLDVSSPRADVQRWSTDPRSRVPALPRLNGADALPRSRQTVHRGVVIHG is encoded by the coding sequence ATGGCGGTCCGCGGCGACGTCATCGCCTGGTTGGGCAGCGACGACGTCGGCTCCGCCCAGTTCCCGGACGCCAACGTGCAGGACCTGGACGGCGCATTCGTGGCCCCGGGCTTCGTCGACAGCCATATCCACCTGAGTGCGACGGGCCTGTCGCTGAGCGGACTGGATCTGCGCCGCGCCAAATCCCGCGCGCACTGCCTGCGGCTGGTCGCCGACTATGCTGCCGCCCACCCCGGCCGGCCGATATGGGGGCACGGCTGGGACGAGTCGGCATGGCCCGAGCACGCGCCGCCCAGCGTCGCCGATCTGGACGCCGTCCTCGGTGATCGGCCCGCCTACCTGGCCCGTATCGACGTGCACTCCGCGCTGGCGTCCACCAGCCTGCGACGACTAGTGCCCGAGCTGCCGTCGGCGACTGGGTATTCCGCCGAGGGGCCGCTCGCCGCCGACGCACATCACCTCGCCCGCGCGGTCGCCCGTGACCTACTCACCGGCGATCAACTCGCGGAAGCGCGCGCCGCGGCGCTGCGGGCACTGGCCGCTGCGGGCGTCGTCGCGGCGCACGAATGTGCGGGACCACAGATCGGCGGGCTGGACGACTGGTTGCAGCTGGCCGCCCTGCGCGGTGGCGTCGAGGTGATCGGATACTGGGGTGAGCCGGTCACCTCACCGGTGCAGGCCCGCGCCCGGATCGCGGAGACCGGTGCCCGCGGACTGGCCGGCGATCTTTTCGTCGACGGGGCGCTCGGGTCGCGCACCGCCTGGCTGTGCGAGCCGTACGCCGATGCGCCGGGCTGTACTGGAACACCTCACCTCGATCCGGGCGCCGTCGAAGCCCATCTGCGCGCGTGCAGCCAAGCCGAGATCACGGCAGGCTTCCACGTGATCGGTGATGCCGCAGTCGGCGCCGTCATTGATGCCCTCGAACGAGTCGTCGCAGACCTCGGGGTGGCCGCGGTCGCGCGCTGCGGGCACCGGCTGGAACACCTGGAGATGGTCACCGCCGAGCAGGCGGCCAAGCTGGGGTCCTGGGGAATCGTCGCCAGCGTCCAGCCAAACTTCGACGCCCGGTGGGGCGGCAGCGACGGCATGTACGCGCAGCGACTTGGTCCGGACCGAGGCAGCCGGTTGAACCCGCTTGCGCTGTTAGCATCCCAAGGCGTGCCCCTCGCCCTCGGCTCCGACTCGCCCGTCACCGGCTTCGAGCCCTGGGCCAGTGTGCGCGCGGCGGTCCAGCACCGAACGCCGGGCAGCGGGATTTCGGCGCGAGCCGCCTTCGCAGCCGCCACTCGAGGTGGCTGGCGGGCATGCGGCGTCCGTGACGGCATCACCGGCACCTTGGTTCCGGGCGCGGCGGCGTCGTACGCGGTGTGGGAGGGTGTCGACGTTCTCGACGTCAGTTCGCCCCGCGCCGATGTACA
- a CDS encoding DUF1214 domain-containing protein translates to MAWLPFSIAQAADQRDSDAPDLGQAWSHLLDRLSDARAAVESDPANRNRTDLTAGLRHLLVLLTAGIDEVLRSDPEPVLRVQPTSTDDVVTWGMECPDCIYTRAVLRGGENYRVFGNRGTARYVGLQTMNGIAATANALVDELDADADGNFEVVLSADERPGNWMRIEGDHPTFTVRHFFYDWDTEVASALHIERLGDAVVAQRDSIDPADALSRQIVALGEFVQDNLQFFLQFGAAAPANGFLPAIDRSDMGAAAENRPVIGRWELGPDQALIVEVEPPEGIYWSFSIGNPWWETIHYGRHQSSLNAHQAAVDSDGRVRVVLCADDPGVANWLDTAGHSNGPIILRCVRTKTAPTPTVRVVPFEDIAASLPPDTARVTPPQRAAVLAARRNAVRERFGR, encoded by the coding sequence ATGGCGTGGTTGCCGTTCTCGATTGCACAGGCGGCTGACCAGCGGGATAGTGACGCCCCAGACCTGGGCCAGGCCTGGTCGCACCTGCTGGATCGTCTTAGTGACGCCCGGGCGGCGGTCGAAAGCGACCCGGCCAACCGCAATCGGACCGACCTGACGGCCGGGCTGCGGCATCTGTTGGTCCTGCTGACCGCGGGCATCGACGAGGTGTTGCGATCCGACCCGGAACCAGTGCTGCGGGTCCAACCCACCAGCACCGACGATGTGGTGACCTGGGGCATGGAATGCCCCGACTGTATCTACACCCGGGCCGTGTTACGCGGCGGCGAAAACTACCGCGTGTTCGGCAATCGCGGCACCGCACGCTACGTCGGCCTGCAGACCATGAATGGAATCGCGGCCACCGCAAACGCATTGGTCGACGAGCTCGATGCAGATGCCGACGGCAACTTCGAGGTCGTGCTGTCGGCTGACGAACGACCCGGCAACTGGATGCGCATCGAGGGCGACCACCCGACCTTCACAGTGCGGCACTTTTTCTATGACTGGGATACCGAGGTAGCGTCCGCGCTGCACATCGAGCGACTCGGCGACGCCGTTGTGGCGCAACGTGATTCGATCGACCCCGCCGATGCCCTGTCCCGGCAGATCGTTGCGCTGGGCGAATTCGTTCAGGACAACCTGCAGTTCTTCCTGCAATTCGGCGCCGCGGCACCGGCCAACGGCTTCCTGCCGGCGATCGATCGCAGCGACATGGGCGCAGCCGCGGAGAACCGGCCGGTGATCGGCCGCTGGGAGCTTGGGCCCGATCAGGCGCTGATCGTGGAAGTCGAACCGCCCGAAGGCATTTACTGGAGCTTCTCGATTGGCAATCCGTGGTGGGAGACCATCCATTACGGCCGTCATCAGTCCAGTCTGAACGCCCATCAAGCCGCGGTCGATTCCGACGGCAGGGTGCGGGTGGTGTTGTGCGCGGACGATCCGGGGGTGGCGAACTGGCTCGACACGGCCGGGCATAGCAACGGCCCGATCATTCTGCGTTGCGTGCGGACCAAAACCGCACCGACGCCGACCGTGCGGGTGGTGCCTTTCGAGGATATTGCAGCCTCGCTGCCCCCCGATACCGCGCGGGTTACGCCGCCGCAGCGCGCCGCCGTCCTGGCCGCACGCCGTAATGCCGTGCGGGAAAGGTTCGGACGATGA
- the cobN gene encoding cobaltochelatase subunit CobN — MPEPTILLLSTSDTDLISARSTGKNYRWANPSRLAGSELSDLLAEASIVVVRILGGYRAWEDGIDTVLASGVPTVLVSGEQAADADLTGRSTVTAGIAVQTHVYLAHGGVDNLAQLYAFLSDTVLMTGFGFTAPVATPTWGVLERPDAGDPEGPTIAVLYYRAQQLAGNTGYVQALCRAIEEAGGRALPVYCASLRTAEAELLDTLGAADAMVVSVLAAGGVKPALASAGGDDDGWNVEHLAALDIPILQGLCLTSPRVQWSANDDGLSPLDVATQVAVPEFDGRIITVPFSFKEIDDDGLISYVADSERCARVAGLALRHAQLRRVAPTDKRVALVFSAYPTKHARIGNAVGLDTPASAVALLRAMGDCGYRIGDLPGVAAGDGDALIHALIERGGQDPDWLTQLQLEHNPIRVSAQDYRNWFATLPDELTEAVTRHWGPPPGELFVDRSRNPDGEIVIAAIQSDNVVLMVQPPRGFGENPVAIYHDPDLPPSHHYLAAYRWLDAGFGAHAIVHLGKHGNLEWLPGKTLGMSAACGSDAALGNLPLIYPFLVNDPGEGTQAKRRAHAVLVDHLIPPMARAETYGDIARLEQLLDEHANVAALDPGKLPAIRQQIWTLIRAAKMDHDLGLTERPEEDSFDDMLLHVDGWLCEIKDVQIRDGLHILGQKPTGEVELDLVLAILRARQLFAGEQALPGLRQALGLSEDGTDERVSVDVAEAAARELIAALQQSGWDPHAVGHVTDNAGVAAVLRFAATEVVPRLAGTAAEIEQVLRALDGHFIPSGPSGSPLRGLVNVLPTGRNFYSVDPKAIPSRLAWEAGVALADSLLARFRSDRGGWPQSVGLSVWGTSAMRTSGDDIAEVLALLGVRPVWDDASRRVVDLTAIPLGELGRPRIDVTVRISGFFRDAFPHVVTMLDDAVRLVADLDETDADNFVRAHARADLAQHGDHRRATTRIFGSKPGTYGAGLLQLIDSRNWRDDADLAQVYTAWGGFAFGRNLDGCEAAEDMQRQYRRIAVAAKNTDTREHDIADSDDYFQYHGGMVATVRALTGQAPAAYIGDNTRPDAIRTRTLSEETTRVFRSRVVNPRWMAAMRRHGYKGAFEMAATVDYLFGYDATAGVMADWMYEQLTERYVLDPENRKFMTESNPWALHGMAERLLEAATRGMWAQPQPETLDGLRQTLLETEGELEG; from the coding sequence ATGCCCGAGCCGACCATCCTGCTGCTCTCGACGTCCGATACGGACCTGATCAGCGCCCGTTCGACCGGTAAGAATTACCGGTGGGCCAACCCGTCGCGCCTCGCGGGCTCCGAGCTGTCCGACCTGCTCGCCGAGGCCTCGATCGTGGTGGTCCGCATCCTCGGCGGCTACCGCGCCTGGGAAGACGGCATCGACACGGTGCTGGCTAGCGGTGTCCCAACGGTCCTGGTCAGCGGTGAGCAGGCCGCCGACGCCGACTTGACCGGTCGCTCGACGGTGACCGCCGGTATCGCGGTGCAGACACACGTCTATCTGGCGCACGGCGGCGTAGACAACCTGGCTCAGCTGTACGCGTTCCTGTCAGACACCGTGCTGATGACGGGGTTCGGCTTTACCGCGCCGGTGGCGACGCCAACCTGGGGGGTCCTCGAGCGACCGGACGCTGGCGACCCCGAGGGTCCCACTATCGCGGTGCTTTACTACCGCGCCCAACAGCTAGCCGGCAACACCGGCTACGTCCAGGCGCTATGCCGGGCCATCGAGGAAGCGGGTGGGCGGGCGCTGCCCGTGTATTGCGCATCGCTGCGTACCGCGGAAGCCGAACTGTTGGACACCCTGGGCGCCGCCGACGCCATGGTGGTCAGCGTGCTGGCCGCTGGGGGAGTCAAGCCGGCCCTCGCGTCGGCCGGCGGCGACGACGACGGCTGGAACGTGGAACATCTTGCGGCACTCGATATCCCGATATTGCAAGGGTTGTGCCTGACCAGCCCCCGTGTGCAGTGGTCCGCCAACGACGACGGATTGTCTCCGCTGGACGTCGCTACCCAGGTCGCCGTCCCCGAGTTCGACGGCCGCATCATTACGGTTCCGTTCTCGTTTAAGGAAATTGACGACGACGGTCTCATCTCGTATGTGGCCGACTCGGAGCGCTGCGCCCGGGTTGCGGGCCTGGCGCTCCGGCATGCTCAACTGCGCCGCGTCGCCCCCACCGACAAACGGGTGGCCCTGGTGTTCTCCGCCTACCCCACCAAGCACGCCCGGATCGGCAACGCGGTCGGTCTGGATACCCCGGCCAGCGCGGTGGCCTTGCTGCGCGCGATGGGTGACTGCGGTTACCGCATCGGCGATCTGCCGGGTGTGGCAGCTGGTGATGGTGACGCGCTAATCCATGCGCTGATCGAACGCGGGGGACAGGACCCCGATTGGTTGACCCAGCTTCAGTTGGAACACAACCCGATCCGGGTTTCCGCGCAGGACTACCGCAACTGGTTCGCCACCCTGCCGGACGAACTGACCGAGGCGGTCACCCGCCACTGGGGCCCACCGCCGGGCGAGCTGTTCGTCGACCGCAGCCGCAACCCTGACGGCGAAATCGTCATCGCCGCAATTCAATCCGATAATGTGGTGCTGATGGTCCAGCCGCCCCGCGGCTTCGGCGAGAACCCAGTCGCGATCTACCACGACCCAGACCTGCCGCCGAGTCACCACTACTTGGCCGCCTACCGCTGGCTGGATGCCGGATTTGGTGCGCATGCGATCGTGCACCTGGGCAAGCACGGAAACCTGGAGTGGTTGCCCGGCAAGACGCTCGGCATGTCGGCGGCATGTGGCTCCGACGCCGCGCTGGGAAACCTCCCGCTGATCTATCCGTTCCTGGTCAACGATCCCGGCGAGGGCACCCAAGCTAAACGGCGTGCACACGCGGTGCTCGTCGACCATCTCATCCCGCCGATGGCCCGCGCCGAAACCTACGGCGACATCGCCCGGCTAGAGCAGCTGCTCGACGAGCATGCCAACGTCGCCGCCCTGGACCCAGGGAAGCTACCCGCTATCCGTCAACAGATCTGGACGTTGATCCGCGCCGCCAAGATGGACCACGACCTGGGTCTGACCGAACGGCCCGAAGAGGACAGCTTCGACGACATGCTGCTGCACGTCGACGGCTGGCTGTGTGAAATCAAGGACGTCCAGATCCGCGACGGCCTCCACATCCTCGGCCAAAAGCCAACGGGCGAAGTCGAACTCGACCTGGTGTTGGCGATCTTGCGGGCCCGCCAGCTGTTCGCCGGCGAACAGGCTCTGCCCGGGTTGCGCCAAGCGCTGGGCCTGTCCGAGGACGGCACCGACGAACGTGTCTCAGTGGATGTGGCCGAAGCGGCGGCCCGGGAATTGATCGCCGCACTGCAGCAGTCCGGTTGGGATCCGCACGCCGTCGGGCACGTCACCGACAATGCCGGCGTGGCCGCGGTGCTGCGTTTCGCGGCCACCGAGGTGGTGCCTCGCCTAGCCGGCACCGCCGCCGAAATCGAGCAGGTGCTGCGGGCACTGGACGGGCACTTCATCCCGTCCGGTCCGTCCGGTTCGCCGCTGCGCGGCCTAGTCAACGTGCTGCCCACCGGGCGCAACTTTTATTCGGTAGACCCCAAGGCAATACCATCCCGGCTTGCTTGGGAAGCTGGTGTGGCACTTGCGGATTCGCTGCTAGCGCGGTTCCGGTCCGACCGCGGCGGCTGGCCGCAATCGGTGGGCCTGTCGGTGTGGGGCACCTCGGCGATGCGCACTTCAGGCGACGACATCGCAGAAGTCCTGGCGCTGCTCGGCGTACGACCGGTCTGGGACGATGCGTCGCGGCGGGTGGTAGACCTGACGGCGATCCCGCTGGGCGAACTCGGTCGGCCGCGCATCGACGTGACGGTCCGGATCTCGGGTTTCTTCCGTGACGCCTTCCCGCATGTCGTGACCATGCTCGACGACGCCGTCCGCCTGGTCGCCGACCTCGACGAAACTGATGCGGACAACTTTGTGCGGGCCCACGCCCGGGCCGACCTCGCTCAGCATGGCGACCATAGACGTGCCACCACACGGATATTCGGGTCGAAGCCGGGCACTTACGGTGCCGGGCTGTTGCAGCTGATCGACAGTCGCAACTGGCGCGACGATGCCGACCTCGCGCAGGTGTACACGGCGTGGGGCGGATTCGCCTTCGGGCGAAACCTGGATGGTTGCGAAGCCGCCGAGGACATGCAGCGCCAGTATCGTCGGATCGCGGTCGCCGCCAAGAACACCGATACCCGCGAGCACGACATCGCCGACTCCGACGACTACTTCCAATACCACGGCGGCATGGTCGCCACCGTGCGCGCGCTGACCGGCCAGGCGCCGGCCGCCTACATCGGCGACAACACCCGGCCCGACGCGATTCGCACCCGCACCCTTTCCGAGGAGACCACCCGGGTGTTCCGTTCCCGCGTGGTCAATCCGCGCTGGATGGCTGCGATGCGCCGGCACGGCTATAAGGGCGCCTTCGAGATGGCCGCCACCGTGGACTATCTGTTCGGGTATGACGCCACCGCCGGGGTGATGGCGGACTGGATGTACGAACAACTTACCGAGCGCTATGTGCTGGACCCGGAGAACCGCAAGTTCATGACAGAGTCCAACCCATGGGCACTGCACGGCATGGCCGAGCGGCTGCTGGAGGCCGCAACCCGCGGTATGTGGGCGCAGCCTCAACCGGAAACTCTGGACGGGCTACGTCAGACGTTGCTGGAAACCGAAGGCGAACTCGAAGGTTAA
- a CDS encoding SDR family NAD(P)-dependent oxidoreductase produces MDLGFAGSTAVVTGGSKGMGLAIAETLGSEGASVAVMARGREALDAAVASVRAAGAPDAVGISVDMSDPDSIAAGFAEVRQRWGRLNSLVHTIGPGDGYFEQMDDSDWDEAFSLGTMSAVRSIRTALPLLRTADWGRIVTLAAHSIQRQNPRIVAYTAAKSALASITKNLSKSLAGEGIIVNCVCPGTIVTASFTENLKDILAADGLDATDPRDVMTWIDKYFHQPCDLGRAGLPEEVASITAYLASKRNGYVTGATVNVDGGSDFI; encoded by the coding sequence ATGGATTTGGGGTTTGCGGGTTCGACGGCGGTAGTCACCGGCGGCAGCAAGGGAATGGGTCTGGCGATCGCCGAGACGCTGGGCTCCGAAGGGGCCAGCGTGGCTGTGATGGCCAGGGGCCGGGAAGCGCTGGACGCCGCGGTGGCGTCGGTGCGCGCTGCCGGCGCGCCGGATGCCGTGGGGATCAGCGTGGACATGAGCGACCCGGACTCGATCGCCGCAGGCTTTGCCGAAGTGAGGCAGCGGTGGGGCCGGCTCAACAGCCTGGTGCACACGATCGGGCCTGGTGACGGCTACTTCGAGCAGATGGACGACTCCGATTGGGATGAGGCGTTTTCGCTCGGCACCATGTCCGCGGTACGGTCCATCCGGACCGCTCTTCCGCTGCTGCGCACGGCCGACTGGGGCCGCATCGTGACGCTGGCGGCGCATTCGATTCAGCGTCAGAACCCACGCATCGTCGCCTACACAGCCGCAAAGTCTGCCTTGGCAAGCATCACCAAGAATTTGTCTAAAAGCCTTGCTGGTGAGGGGATTATCGTCAACTGCGTCTGTCCGGGGACGATTGTGACGGCCAGCTTTACCGAAAACCTCAAAGACATCCTGGCCGCCGACGGTCTGGACGCCACCGACCCGCGTGACGTGATGACCTGGATCGACAAGTACTTTCACCAGCCGTGCGACCTCGGTCGCGCGGGGCTGCCGGAGGAGGTCGCCTCGATCACCGCGTACCTGGCATCAAAACGCAACGGGTATGTCACCGGCGCCACGGTCAACGTGGACGGCGGTTCGGACTTCATCTGA